The Fragaria vesca subsp. vesca linkage group LG2, FraVesHawaii_1.0, whole genome shotgun sequence genome includes a window with the following:
- the LOC101305034 gene encoding non-specific lipid-transfer protein-like, producing MGSNDELKSEALLEQMKQHLSTDAGKAIVKKIGLVYQINIAPKKIGFNEVIYTIDLKRGEVKKGAYEGGKADAVFSFKDDDFVKIALGKMNPQIAFMRGAMKIKGSMSAATKFTPDIFPKPSKM from the exons ATGGGGAGCAACGATGAGCTCAAGTCGGAGGCTTTGCTGGAGCAGATGAAACAGCACCTCTCCACCGACGCCGGTAAAGCCATCGTCAAGAAGATCGGCCTCGTTTACCAGATCAACATCGCACCCAAG AAAATTGGCTTCAATGAGGTGATTTACACCATTGATCTGAAGAGAGGGGAGGTGAAGAAAG GGGCGTATGAAGGAGGAAAGGCGGATGCGGTGTTTTCGTTCAAGGACGATGATTTCGTGAAGATAGCGCTGGGGAAGATGAATCCCCAGATTGCTTTCATGAGGGGAGCCATGAAGATTAAGGGAAGCATGAGTGCTGCTACCAAATTCACTCCCGATATTTTCCCCAAGCCTTCCAAGATGTGA